The following are from one region of the Paenalkalicoccus suaedae genome:
- a CDS encoding transglycosylase domain-containing protein, which translates to MSNPSRFSFFQRREAKLVTKSVRVTSAVFWNLFLLFFTLGVIMLAFVGGAAGGYFASLVEDEPIRSFEDIEREIYDYEESTELYFAGDDYLGDLPNPIERREVSLDEISEHLIHGVIATEDEYFYEHDGIVPKALFRAVYQDFSNASTQTGGSTLTQQLIKNQILTNEVTHDRKAVEILLAMRIEQHLEKDQILEAYLNIVPFGRNASGRQIAGVQAAAQGIFGVDVSELNIPQAAFIAGLPQSPFAYTPFDGNGDVKEDLDSGLNRMETVLSRMLSRGYITESEYENALRYDIRANLTEPESSSIQDYPYVVDEARLRAMEILVDIFMERDDVNLDEIEDTESRQLYFQRYWEEASRSISRDGYRIHTTIDRDIYEAQEAAVEAFTFDDRSAGSVTNEDGEEVPVFDLEQVGSMLMDNRTGAIISFIGGRDYSYEQQNHAFYKPMLGSGTRRNTGSTMKPITYSILMDQGRLQPGSITPDFPYDYETNGNPVYNFNNRYAGIVTLREALQRSFNTPAVRTFYPSIGEEATYQKMVRFGFGPYLSGYLNESTPLGTVGTSVEVNTAAFSTFANGGNRRETYMISKIENSSGEVLFEHENAQTEVISPQTSYLMLDMMRDVLAGSGTASRLPSMLNFSTDLAGKTGTSNSLIDYWFVGTNPNFTMGIWVGYGDESVRLSNEFNGQSYGARIQQLWASLANAAHEIDPEFMDPEESFTQPEGIVSQTICGISGLLPSDLCREAGLVTTDLFNAEFVPTQVDDSLERVQYVTINGESYRALELTPSEFTRSGVSVDEEYFDFAGGDMSDIIPDGWDNIIPDREAPNNGRTPGALASVNTGSGNVVWGAHPDNDIVGYRVYRSQSSGGSYSVVDSIRSGEDLRYSGGSGSYYVTAVDSAGRESSRSNTVMVGSFSSPDSGSGGSGGSGGSGSSDNDDSTNNNDAPESGDGSSNGGGNNGGDSNPGDGDSDGGANTGGNSGNGNPGGGNSGGGNSGNPGGGNGVGNSNPGGGNSGNPGGGNGGGNSDGGDANSNVSNVNNSSNN; encoded by the coding sequence ATGAGCAACCCATCTCGATTTTCTTTCTTTCAACGTCGTGAAGCGAAGCTCGTTACGAAGAGCGTTCGCGTAACGTCTGCTGTTTTTTGGAACTTATTCTTATTATTCTTCACACTTGGTGTCATTATGCTTGCCTTTGTTGGTGGCGCAGCAGGCGGGTATTTTGCCTCGCTCGTTGAAGATGAGCCAATTCGCTCATTTGAAGATATTGAGCGAGAAATTTATGACTACGAAGAATCGACAGAATTATATTTTGCAGGTGATGATTATTTAGGCGACTTACCGAATCCGATTGAACGTCGGGAAGTTAGCTTAGATGAAATCTCTGAGCATTTGATTCATGGTGTTATTGCAACAGAGGATGAATATTTTTACGAGCACGATGGCATTGTACCAAAAGCTTTATTCCGTGCGGTATACCAAGACTTCTCTAATGCTAGCACGCAAACGGGTGGTAGTACACTCACCCAACAATTAATCAAAAACCAGATTTTAACGAACGAAGTTACCCATGACCGTAAGGCCGTGGAGATTTTGCTTGCCATGCGAATTGAACAACACCTCGAAAAGGATCAGATTTTAGAGGCATATCTAAACATCGTTCCTTTCGGTAGAAACGCCTCTGGTCGTCAAATAGCTGGCGTGCAAGCAGCGGCACAAGGTATTTTCGGTGTGGATGTGAGTGAGTTAAACATTCCACAAGCAGCATTTATTGCAGGTCTACCCCAAAGTCCTTTTGCCTACACACCATTCGATGGTAATGGAGATGTAAAAGAGGATTTAGACTCCGGTTTAAATCGAATGGAGACCGTATTAAGTCGTATGCTTTCACGTGGGTATATTACAGAATCCGAATACGAAAATGCTTTACGTTACGATATTCGGGCAAACTTAACGGAGCCTGAATCAAGCAGTATTCAAGACTACCCTTATGTCGTAGATGAAGCTCGTCTTCGTGCGATGGAAATTTTAGTTGATATCTTTATGGAACGTGACGATGTCAACCTCGATGAGATTGAAGATACGGAATCAAGACAGCTGTACTTCCAACGCTATTGGGAAGAAGCATCTAGATCGATTTCGAGAGATGGATATCGCATCCATACAACGATTGATCGAGACATTTATGAGGCTCAAGAAGCAGCCGTAGAAGCTTTTACATTCGATGATAGAAGCGCTGGATCTGTGACAAACGAGGACGGCGAAGAAGTTCCTGTATTCGACCTTGAGCAGGTTGGATCGATGCTGATGGATAACCGCACTGGTGCCATTATTAGCTTTATTGGTGGACGCGATTATTCTTACGAGCAACAAAACCACGCATTTTACAAGCCAATGCTCGGCTCAGGTACGAGAAGAAATACAGGTTCGACTATGAAGCCGATCACGTATTCTATTTTAATGGATCAGGGGAGATTGCAACCTGGATCTATAACACCGGATTTCCCTTATGACTATGAAACGAATGGTAATCCAGTTTACAATTTCAACAACCGTTATGCCGGCATTGTAACTCTTCGTGAAGCGTTACAACGCTCTTTCAACACTCCTGCAGTAAGGACGTTTTATCCTTCTATAGGTGAAGAAGCTACTTATCAAAAAATGGTGAGATTCGGATTTGGTCCTTATTTATCAGGCTACTTGAACGAGTCAACTCCATTAGGTACAGTTGGCACAAGTGTGGAAGTTAATACAGCAGCTTTCTCCACGTTTGCTAACGGAGGAAATCGACGAGAAACGTATATGATTTCTAAAATAGAAAATTCTAGTGGAGAAGTATTATTCGAACACGAGAACGCTCAAACAGAAGTTATTTCTCCACAAACTAGTTATTTAATGCTCGATATGATGAGAGATGTATTGGCTGGATCTGGTACAGCATCAAGACTGCCAAGTATGTTAAACTTCTCAACTGACTTAGCTGGTAAGACTGGTACATCTAACTCATTAATTGACTATTGGTTTGTAGGAACAAACCCTAACTTCACAATGGGTATTTGGGTAGGTTATGGTGACGAGAGCGTTCGTTTATCTAATGAATTCAATGGTCAAAGCTACGGCGCTCGAATTCAACAGCTCTGGGCTTCCTTAGCTAATGCTGCTCATGAGATTGATCCAGAATTTATGGATCCTGAAGAATCCTTCACACAGCCTGAAGGTATTGTCAGTCAAACAATCTGTGGTATTTCTGGTTTATTACCATCTGACCTATGTCGCGAGGCAGGTCTTGTAACGACTGACTTATTTAACGCTGAATTTGTCCCTACTCAAGTAGATGACAGCTTAGAAAGAGTTCAATATGTCACGATTAACGGGGAATCGTATCGTGCATTAGAGTTGACTCCAAGTGAGTTTACTCGTTCAGGGGTCTCTGTTGACGAAGAGTACTTTGACTTTGCAGGCGGTGACATGTCAGACATTATCCCTGACGGATGGGACAATATCATTCCTGATAGAGAGGCGCCAAATAACGGACGTACTCCAGGAGCACTTGCTTCCGTTAACACGGGTAGTGGCAACGTAGTCTGGGGCGCGCACCCTGACAATGATATTGTCGGATATCGCGTGTATCGTTCACAAAGCTCTGGCGGAAGCTATTCTGTTGTAGACAGCATTCGCTCTGGCGAAGATTTACGTTACTCTGGCGGCTCTGGATCATACTACGTAACAGCTGTTGATTCTGCTGGTCGTGAATCAAGCAGAAGTAATACGGTCATGGTAGGGTCCTTCTCTTCTCCGGACTCTGGTAGCGGTGGATCCGGAGGTTCTGGAGGTTCTGGCTCATCAGACAATGATGACTCAACCAATAATAACGATGCACCAGAGTCTGGCGACGGCTCCTCAAACGGAGGAGGTAATAATGGCGGTGATAGCAACCCTGGCGACGGGGACTCCGACGGCGGTGCTAACACTGGTGGCAACAGCGGAAATGGCAATCCTGGCGGAGGTAATTCCGGTGGTGGCAACTCTGGCAATCCTGGAGGCGGTAACGGCGTCGGGAACAGCAATCCTGGTGGTGGCAATTCCGGGAATCCTGGTGGTGGCAACGGCGGCGGGAACTCCGACGGCGGAGATGCTAATTCCAACGTTTCTAATGTGAACAACTCATCTAACAATTAA
- a CDS encoding GNAT family N-acetyltransferase, whose translation MKHNKTFHSVTIRAKDGKEFIVEGPISRESMETYSFDEELTAFRTPQKQYEALLDVVELPENRLIVARDGDKIIGYAVYLYPDEMERWSEYKKDNLIELGAIEVASSYRGYQLAKHILKVTMMDDAVEDYIIITTEYYWHWDLRGTGLSIWDYRSVMEKVMKSGGLEWFATDDPEICSHPANCLMARIGARVSPDSVHEFDRVRFKSRYMI comes from the coding sequence ATGAAGCATAATAAGACATTTCACTCTGTTACTATTCGTGCAAAGGATGGCAAGGAGTTTATTGTAGAAGGTCCCATATCACGTGAAAGCATGGAAACGTATAGCTTTGATGAGGAATTAACAGCATTTAGAACTCCTCAAAAACAGTATGAAGCTTTGCTTGATGTTGTTGAATTACCTGAAAATAGACTTATCGTTGCTCGTGACGGTGACAAAATCATTGGCTATGCCGTTTACTTATATCCGGATGAAATGGAACGTTGGAGCGAGTATAAAAAGGATAATTTAATTGAATTAGGCGCAATCGAGGTTGCCTCAAGCTATAGAGGTTATCAGTTAGCAAAACACATCTTAAAAGTAACGATGATGGATGATGCCGTTGAGGACTATATTATTATTACTACCGAATATTATTGGCATTGGGACCTTCGTGGCACCGGGCTCTCCATTTGGGATTACCGCAGTGTCATGGAGAAGGTCATGAAGTCTGGCGGTTTAGAATGGTTTGCAACGGACGACCCTGAGATTTGCTCGCATCCCGCTAACTGTTTAATGGCGAGAATCGGCGCTCGCGTATCTCCTGACTCTGTCCACGAATTTGACCGAGTCCGTTTTAAGAGTCGCTATATGATTTAA
- a CDS encoding CBS and ACT domain-containing protein — MQIKEMMTKVLHTVTKDTDVREALATMEQQSIRHLPVLDQTNSLIGILSKLDIVHMEGTVGDVMSASVITTHPTDFVEDAAAWMLDNHIHCLPVLENGELVGIVTDTDLLHTIITLTGANKPSSRIELEVENEPGQLASITAITRDLGFNIQSIFAIPGQKYGRTRVVIRLQSMHVHKLVETFNTEQYTVLWPPTLGADHL; from the coding sequence ATGCAAATTAAAGAGATGATGACAAAGGTACTGCACACCGTTACAAAGGATACGGATGTACGCGAGGCTCTCGCCACTATGGAACAGCAAAGCATCCGTCATTTACCCGTGCTTGATCAAACAAACTCTCTTATAGGGATTCTCTCGAAGCTCGACATCGTACATATGGAAGGCACTGTCGGCGACGTGATGTCTGCATCGGTCATTACCACTCATCCGACTGATTTTGTTGAGGACGCTGCAGCATGGATGCTAGATAATCACATTCACTGCCTTCCCGTTTTAGAAAATGGGGAGTTAGTTGGGATTGTGACAGACACAGACCTTTTACACACCATTATTACGTTGACTGGAGCAAATAAACCTAGCTCTCGAATTGAATTAGAGGTTGAGAATGAGCCTGGTCAGCTTGCCTCAATAACGGCAATTACACGAGATCTTGGATTTAATATTCAAAGTATTTTTGCTATTCCAGGTCAAAAATATGGACGAACAAGAGTCGTAATCCGTCTCCAATCTATGCACGTTCATAAACTTGTTGAGACCTTTAATACGGAGCAGTATACCGTTTTATGGCCACCTACGTTAGGAGCTGATCATCTATGA
- a CDS encoding acetoin utilization protein AcuC — MTHSAFIFSPEQLMYKFHDNHPFNQQRLSITTDLLIKSGALREDQIIPARKATLEELLLVHDEDFVSAVMSAQEGQLKSAFKTKYGLGTEDTPTFPMMHDAASWLVGGTLQACDLIFEHGYQHALNLGGGLHHGFRGKASGFCVYNDSSIAIEYMKKKYNARVLYVDTDAHHGDGVQWAFYEDPDVCTLSFHESGRFLFPGTGGVTERGHNKGYGTSFNVPFEAFSEDSSMLEAYEKVLRKVIEAFKPDVILTQNGADSHYFDPLTHLCGTLHYFHEIPKLAHKLAHEYCEGRWIAVGGGGYDIWRVVPRAWATIWLEMTNQQNIRQQPIPQEWVQQWQKDAPVTLPTSWDDPPGLYPAVPRKKEIEEKNNKIVEQALKLISESHVE; from the coding sequence ATGACACACAGCGCATTCATCTTTTCTCCCGAACAACTAATGTATAAATTCCATGATAATCATCCGTTTAACCAGCAGCGCTTATCGATTACAACGGACTTATTAATAAAGAGCGGAGCGCTTAGAGAGGATCAAATCATTCCCGCACGCAAAGCCACACTTGAGGAGCTTTTACTCGTTCACGATGAGGACTTTGTCTCAGCCGTCATGAGCGCACAAGAAGGCCAGTTAAAGTCAGCATTTAAAACAAAGTATGGATTGGGTACTGAGGATACTCCTACTTTCCCTATGATGCATGATGCAGCGTCTTGGCTCGTAGGGGGTACGCTTCAAGCGTGTGACTTAATCTTTGAGCATGGCTATCAACATGCGCTTAACTTAGGAGGTGGTCTACACCATGGCTTCAGAGGCAAGGCATCTGGTTTTTGTGTGTATAACGATAGCTCCATTGCGATCGAATATATGAAGAAAAAATACAATGCGCGTGTGCTATATGTCGATACAGATGCCCATCATGGTGACGGCGTTCAGTGGGCTTTTTACGAAGATCCTGATGTTTGTACATTGTCCTTCCACGAAAGCGGTCGTTTTTTATTCCCTGGAACAGGCGGTGTGACAGAGCGAGGTCATAATAAAGGGTATGGAACATCCTTTAATGTTCCCTTCGAAGCATTTTCAGAAGATAGTAGTATGCTAGAGGCATATGAGAAGGTGTTGCGTAAAGTCATTGAGGCGTTTAAACCAGATGTTATTTTAACGCAAAACGGCGCTGACTCTCATTATTTTGATCCACTTACTCACTTATGTGGCACGCTTCACTACTTTCATGAGATCCCAAAGCTAGCGCATAAGCTTGCTCATGAGTATTGTGAGGGCAGATGGATTGCAGTTGGCGGTGGCGGTTATGATATTTGGCGAGTGGTGCCACGCGCATGGGCTACAATCTGGCTTGAGATGACAAATCAACAGAACATTAGACAACAGCCAATCCCACAAGAATGGGTACAACAATGGCAAAAGGATGCTCCAGTTACCCTCCCGACAAGTTGGGACGATCCACCTGGACTTTACCCTGCCGTTCCTCGGAAGAAAGAAATAGAAGAGAAAAATAATAAAATAGTCGAGCAGGCGTTAAAGTTGATTTCTGAATCGCACGTAGAGTGA
- a CDS encoding 5'-methylthioadenosine/adenosylhomocysteine nucleosidase: MIGIIGAMDEEIAHFKGKLANQSEETIAGLTFLQGEWQGRNVVITKCGVGKVNASIATQKLIDRYHVSEILFTGVAGACNPSLNIGDMVISSVCQQHDIDASPLGFPKGTIPMFDGPSIFEADTKLVERVSSIASGVTDTNVIVGKVVSGDQFIASRETVEELHNDFGADCVEMEGAAVAQVAFVHNVPFVILRSISDKANGDAPADFTSWVTESAKRAALIVDHYLQAE; this comes from the coding sequence ATGATCGGAATAATTGGGGCAATGGATGAAGAAATAGCTCATTTTAAAGGGAAGCTTGCTAACCAATCGGAAGAAACGATTGCAGGACTTACCTTTTTACAAGGGGAATGGCAGGGACGCAATGTCGTTATTACGAAATGTGGAGTAGGGAAAGTGAATGCCTCTATTGCCACACAAAAACTCATCGATCGTTATCATGTGAGTGAGATTTTATTTACTGGAGTAGCAGGTGCATGTAACCCGTCACTTAATATTGGCGATATGGTAATTTCGTCAGTCTGTCAACAGCACGATATTGATGCATCGCCGCTTGGTTTCCCAAAAGGTACTATACCAATGTTTGATGGGCCATCCATTTTTGAAGCAGATACGAAGCTTGTTGAGCGAGTTTCATCCATTGCATCTGGAGTGACTGATACGAACGTAATTGTGGGCAAAGTCGTAAGTGGTGATCAATTTATCGCTAGCCGAGAAACGGTGGAGGAGCTTCACAACGATTTCGGCGCTGACTGTGTAGAAATGGAAGGCGCTGCAGTTGCCCAAGTAGCATTTGTACACAACGTGCCCTTTGTCATCTTGCGATCTATTTCGGATAAGGCAAACGGTGACGCTCCAGCTGATTTTACGTCTTGGGTGACGGAATCCGCGAAGCGGGCAGCATTAATTGTGGATCATTATTTGCAAGCTGAATAG
- the motS gene encoding flagellar motor protein MotS, protein MNRRRQQSEDKGAPKWMVTFADMITLILVFFILLFSMSVVDATKFRAIADSFQDRAVFDFFPSVVPFENPAEDREVRDNPFGEETDPFQEFMEMDEAEMNQQLDEVLEEVQEFLEENELTEEITASRDDRGVVLVLQEQTLFESASAVLIEEAEPFLEKVGTLLSSMPNLVKVEGHTDSRPINTAQFPSNWELSGARASSVIRYVVDDFALDPRRFIAVGYGDTRPVVPNTTEDNLQQNRRVVIVISDPSYEEGDLF, encoded by the coding sequence ATGAATAGGCGCAGACAGCAATCAGAAGACAAAGGCGCTCCAAAATGGATGGTTACCTTTGCGGATATGATAACGCTCATTCTTGTGTTTTTCATTTTACTTTTCTCTATGTCTGTCGTCGATGCAACGAAATTCCGTGCGATAGCAGATTCTTTCCAAGATCGAGCCGTATTTGATTTCTTTCCTTCCGTTGTCCCGTTCGAAAATCCGGCTGAGGATCGAGAAGTAAGAGATAATCCGTTTGGAGAAGAGACTGATCCATTCCAAGAGTTTATGGAGATGGATGAGGCAGAGATGAATCAGCAGCTTGATGAGGTGCTTGAAGAGGTACAGGAATTCTTAGAAGAAAATGAATTAACCGAAGAAATTACTGCTTCAAGAGATGATAGAGGAGTCGTACTCGTTCTTCAAGAGCAAACGTTATTTGAATCAGCGAGCGCCGTATTAATTGAAGAAGCAGAGCCTTTTTTAGAAAAAGTAGGCACATTATTAAGCTCAATGCCTAACTTAGTGAAGGTGGAAGGTCACACGGACTCACGCCCAATCAATACGGCACAATTCCCTTCGAACTGGGAGCTGTCTGGAGCGAGAGCAAGTAGCGTTATACGTTACGTTGTCGATGACTTTGCTTTAGATCCGCGTCGCTTTATTGCGGTCGGCTATGGAGATACAAGACCAGTGGTCCCAAATACAACAGAAGACAACCTGCAACAAAATCGTCGTGTTGTGATAGTAATCTCGGATCCATCTTACGAAGAGGGCGATTTATTTTAA
- the motP gene encoding flagellar motor protein MotP, which yields MKKTDILTPIGIFLGLTAIFFAIFSSSAGEGGIGDFIQIASILIVFGGLFAALMINFSLDELKLLPKVLLEAFRMRNHNLQSLIDTFVDLSTKARREGLLALEAGLEDVEDPFIEKGVLLAVDGIEPDIIKDIMMAEVVAMEERHRKGRLILEKSGDYAPAWGMIGTLVGLVLMLQNLNDPSTLGPNMAVALLTTLYGSLLANLVFIPMANKLQISTEEEVFVKQIIIEGVIGVQSGQNPKILQEKLSAFLPSNSKAKEEGTEESVENE from the coding sequence ATGAAAAAAACAGACATTTTAACACCGATAGGAATCTTTTTGGGATTAACAGCAATATTTTTCGCTATTTTTTCTAGTTCAGCAGGAGAAGGTGGAATTGGAGACTTTATTCAAATTGCTTCCATTCTGATCGTTTTTGGGGGATTATTTGCCGCACTAATGATTAACTTTTCTTTAGATGAGCTGAAGCTATTGCCGAAGGTCCTATTAGAAGCCTTTCGCATGCGAAATCATAACTTACAGTCGCTCATTGATACGTTCGTCGATTTATCAACTAAGGCTCGTCGTGAAGGGCTATTAGCTCTAGAAGCGGGTCTTGAGGACGTAGAAGATCCTTTCATTGAAAAGGGAGTATTACTTGCGGTTGATGGAATTGAACCGGATATAATTAAAGACATTATGATGGCTGAAGTAGTAGCAATGGAGGAGCGTCACCGTAAAGGTCGCCTCATCCTTGAAAAGTCCGGCGATTATGCTCCTGCTTGGGGAATGATTGGTACGTTAGTAGGTCTTGTACTCATGCTACAAAACTTAAATGATCCATCGACTCTTGGTCCGAACATGGCCGTTGCGTTACTTACAACCCTATACGGATCACTTTTAGCTAACCTTGTATTTATTCCAATGGCGAATAAACTGCAAATAAGCACAGAAGAGGAAGTTTTCGTCAAGCAAATCATTATTGAAGGTGTTATTGGCGTTCAATCTGGGCAAAACCCTAAGATTCTTCAAGAGAAACTAAGTGCCTTTTTACCATCTAACTCAAAAGCAAAAGAGGAGGGCACAGAGGAGTCGGTAGAAAATGAATAG
- the ccpA gene encoding catabolite control protein A, giving the protein MNVTIYDVAREAGVSMATVSRVVNGNPNVKPTTRKRVLEAIERLGYRPNAVARGLASKKTTTVGVIIPDISSIFFSELARGIEDIATMYKYNIILSNSDQNKEKEIHLINTLLEKQVDGIVFMGGEITKEHEEAFKKSPVPVVLSATLDEKKEFPSVNIDYKHAAKDAVDALIRQGHKRIAMLSGTLEDPINGYEKFSGYKAALQEASLEVDDNLVVIGDYTYDSGLEAMESLLKLEEKPTAIFASTDEMALGLIHGAQDAGYSIPQDFDIIGFDNTRLATMVRPTLTTVVQPMYDIGAVSMRLLTKYMNKEEVTDPAVVLPHRIEYRHSTSFSDSE; this is encoded by the coding sequence ATGAATGTCACTATTTATGATGTAGCGCGAGAAGCTGGAGTATCAATGGCAACTGTATCTCGAGTTGTAAACGGTAATCCAAATGTAAAGCCAACGACGAGAAAGCGAGTTTTAGAGGCAATTGAGCGTTTAGGGTATCGCCCTAATGCTGTTGCACGTGGACTTGCGAGTAAGAAGACAACGACTGTTGGTGTCATTATTCCGGATATTTCTAGCATTTTCTTTTCCGAATTGGCTCGTGGGATTGAAGATATCGCGACAATGTATAAGTACAACATCATCTTAAGTAACTCCGACCAAAATAAAGAAAAAGAAATTCACTTAATCAACACGCTTCTAGAGAAGCAGGTGGATGGTATTGTCTTTATGGGCGGAGAGATCACAAAAGAACATGAAGAAGCATTTAAAAAATCTCCAGTGCCGGTTGTATTATCCGCCACTCTAGATGAGAAGAAGGAATTCCCATCTGTCAATATTGATTACAAGCATGCAGCGAAGGATGCAGTGGATGCGCTCATTCGTCAGGGACATAAGCGGATTGCGATGCTATCCGGTACGCTAGAAGATCCGATTAATGGCTACGAGAAGTTTTCAGGCTATAAAGCTGCACTCCAAGAGGCATCTCTTGAAGTGGATGATAACTTAGTCGTAATTGGTGACTATACGTATGACTCTGGTCTGGAAGCAATGGAATCTTTATTAAAGCTTGAGGAAAAACCAACGGCAATTTTCGCATCGACGGATGAAATGGCTTTAGGCCTTATCCACGGCGCACAAGACGCTGGTTACTCGATCCCTCAAGATTTTGACATTATCGGGTTTGATAACACGCGTTTAGCGACAATGGTCCGTCCAACGTTAACTACTGTCGTTCAACCTATGTACGATATTGGTGCTGTATCCATGAGACTTTTAACGAAGTACATGAATAAAGAAGAAGTGACAGATCCCGCAGTTGTCCTTCCTCACCGTATTGAATATCGTCATTCCACTTCTTTCTCAGACTCAGAGTAA
- a CDS encoding bifunctional 3-deoxy-7-phosphoheptulonate synthase/chorismate mutase — translation MANEQLEQLRKQLDGVNDQLVELIAQRGKIAQEIGKVKASQGLNRFDPVRERKMLDEIAEKNEGPFETSTLQHIFKEIFKASLELQEDDHSKALLVSRKNHPQNTIVDIKGEQIGDGQQRLIVGPCSVESFEQVDEVAAAVKKQGLKLLRGGAFKPRTSPYDFQGLGVEGLKILKEVADKHDLAVISEIVTPHDIETAVDYLDVIQIGARNMQNFELLKAAGSVNKPILLKRGLSATIAEFINAAEYIHSRGNGQIILCERGIRTYETATRNTLDISAVPILKQETHLPVFVDVTHSTGRRDLLLPTAKAALAIGADGVMTEVHPDPAVALSDSAQQMDIPQFEEFLAKLEESGLYKPGKVTIK, via the coding sequence ATGGCTAATGAACAATTAGAGCAGTTGAGAAAGCAGTTAGATGGGGTAAATGATCAGCTAGTTGAGCTTATCGCTCAAAGAGGAAAGATTGCACAGGAGATTGGTAAAGTAAAAGCATCCCAAGGACTAAATCGTTTTGACCCAGTAAGAGAACGTAAAATGTTAGATGAGATTGCGGAGAAGAACGAGGGACCATTCGAAACTTCGACGCTTCAGCATATATTTAAAGAAATTTTTAAAGCAAGCTTAGAGTTACAAGAGGATGATCATAGTAAAGCGCTATTAGTGTCTCGTAAAAATCATCCACAGAATACAATTGTTGATATCAAAGGCGAACAAATTGGAGATGGTCAGCAACGACTGATCGTTGGTCCATGTTCCGTTGAAAGCTTTGAGCAAGTAGATGAAGTAGCGGCAGCTGTCAAAAAGCAAGGGCTAAAGCTTCTTCGCGGTGGTGCCTTCAAGCCACGTACTTCTCCTTACGACTTCCAAGGTCTTGGAGTAGAAGGACTAAAGATATTAAAAGAAGTAGCAGACAAGCATGACCTAGCTGTAATCAGTGAGATTGTAACACCTCATGATATTGAGACAGCTGTCGATTACCTAGATGTGATTCAAATTGGCGCACGTAACATGCAAAACTTTGAGCTATTAAAAGCTGCGGGTAGCGTAAACAAGCCAATTCTATTAAAGCGTGGCTTATCGGCTACGATTGCAGAATTCATTAATGCTGCTGAGTACATTCACTCACGTGGTAACGGACAAATTATTCTCTGTGAGCGAGGTATCCGAACGTACGAGACAGCGACTCGTAATACATTAGATATTTCTGCTGTGCCTATCTTAAAGCAAGAAACGCATCTACCTGTATTTGTAGACGTGACGCACTCTACAGGACGTCGTGATCTTCTTCTACCAACGGCTAAAGCAGCACTTGCTATTGGAGCAGATGGTGTGATGACAGAGGTTCACCCAGATCCAGCGGTTGCTCTATCTGACTCTGCACAGCAAATGGATATTCCGCAGTTCGAGGAGTTCCTAGCCAAGCTTGAAGAGTCTGGTTTATATAAGCCTGGTAAAGTCACAATCAAGTAA